From one Culex quinquefasciatus strain JHB chromosome 3, VPISU_Cqui_1.0_pri_paternal, whole genome shotgun sequence genomic stretch:
- the LOC6040582 gene encoding intraflagellar transport protein 88 homolog — protein MASNFDDDIYGGFSGVTNKLFNYDAKEDKAFQNAIKTSSYGKKTSTPKFFWNGEKLGSADGTATMARPSTAIRPVGYSSQNSKLFDPLNQAAKKIVVMESKKEETPEQRYKNMETKIYALLEESIIASTGAKPDMSAGLAKAKEASSLDRTLLRMRDQDGGTYTHNFDLTFFVLFNLANVYAKNEMYIEALNTYTLMTKNKMFPNVNRLKINMGNIYFQLGLYTKAIKMYRMALDQVPSNQKELRLKITHNIGILFIKMGQYSDAATSFEFIMSEKGDLKTGLHLILCYYALGDVEKIKHAFQLLLDIQVDYLEDEKVFQTNSTPSYEYINEMIKSDELHAYEQKIRHLAEKNILISANLISTIIDDYFNDGYSWCVETIKNSYFSSLAVDLELKKAVIYLKQDDIQQAIDTLKYFEKKESNIAINAAINLSFIHILKKDITTAESYADTAKKIDSYCPAAFINSGVCSMMKEDLETAKLMFMNALDIDSTSFEALYNIGLIFKKLGDHNNSLLYFRKIISNLGHEQHPEVLYQIASLYDLLGDVGTALEYYLQLLSLVQQDNKIIQKIGELYETDGERQQAYHYHHESYRIYPIDSSVINWLCSHYIELQVVEKAIGFYEKAVLKNPQDPYYLLRIAGCYRRIGNQQKSLSLFKMIHEIYPENADCLRALIHLNQQQGNNELVEKYGAELQKLEKQKEVRQRIGTGRPPTTAGGSRISSGEHGARSGGMDSYQPPGTASGSGSGFGAANKSADVSPDYNAFSNAYGYADPLGPAQERPRTGIRRNLTVEDDSDEEINPYDLLPV, from the exons ATGGCCAGCAACTTTGACGACGACATTTACGGCGGCTTCTCCGGCGTCACGAACAAGCTGTTCAACTACGACGCCAAGGAGGACAAGGCGTTCCAGAACGCGATCAAGACGTCCAGCTACGGCAAGAAGACGTCAACGCCGAAGTTTTTCTGG AACGGGGAAAAGCTGGGCTCCGCGGATGGTACGGCCACGATGGCGCGGCCATCGACGGCGATCCGTCCGGTTGGGTATTCTTCACAGAACAGCAAGCTGTTTGACCCGTTGAACCAGGCCGCTAAGAAGATCGTGGTTATGGAGAGCAAGAAGGAGGAAACGCCGGAGCAGCGGTACAAGAACATGGAGACGAAGATCTACGCGTTGTTGGAGGAATCGATCATCGCTAGTACGGGAGCTAAGCCGGACATGTCGGCGGGGTTGGCGAAGGCCAAGGAGGCTTCTTCGCTGGATCGAACGCTGCTCCGGATGAGAGACCAAGATGGCGGGACGTACACGCATAACTTTGATCTGACTTTCTTTGTGCTGTTTAATCTGGCCAATGTTTACGCGAAGAATGAGATGTACATCGAGGCGTTGAACACCTATACGTTGATGACCAAGAACAAGATGTTTCCGAATGTGAACCGTTTGAAGATCAACATGGGTAACATATACTTTCAGCTTGGGCTGTACACGAAAGCGATCAAGATGTACCGCATGGCGTTGGACCAAGTTCCGAGCAATCAGAAGGAGCTGCGCTTGAAGATCACCCACAACATCGGGATCTTGTTCATCAAGATGGGACAGTATTCGGACGCTGCAACCAGCTTTGAGTTTATAATGTCCGAGAAGGGTGATCTTAAGACCGGGCTGCACTTGATCTTGTGTTACTACGCGCTTGGAGATGTCGAGAAGATCAAGCACGCGTTCCAGCTGTTGCTGGACATCCAGGTGGACTATCTGGAGGACGAAAAGGTGTTTCAAACTAAT TCGACCCCCTCCTACGAGTACATCAACGAGATGATCAAGTCCGACGAGCTGCACGCGTACGAACAGAAGATCCGCCACCTGGCGGAGAAGAACATTCTCATTTCGGCGAACCTCATCTCGACGATCATCGACGACTACTTTAACGACGGGTACAGCTGGTGCGTGGAGACGATCAAGAACTCGTACTTTTCCTCGCTGGCGGTGGATCTGGAGCTGAAGAAGGCGGTTATCTATCTGAAACAGGACGACATACAGCAAGCGATCGACACGCTCAAGTACTTTGAGAAGAAGGAGTCCAATATCGCGATCAACGCGGCGATCAATTTGAGCTTCATTCACATTTTG AAAAAGGACATCACCACTGCTGAATCGTACGCCGACACGGCCAAAAAGATCGACAGCTACTGCCCGGCGGCGTTCATCAACAGCGGCGTCTGCAGCATGATGAAGGAAGATCTCGAAACTGCGAAGTTGATGTTCATGAACGCCCTGGACATCGATTCGACCTCCTTCGAAGCGCTCTACAACATTGGGCTGATCTTCAAGAAGCTTGGCGATCACAACAACTCGTTGCTGTACTTTCGCAAGATCATCTCGAACCTCGGACACGAACAGCATCCGGAGGTTTTGTACCAAATCGCAAGTCTGTACGATCTGCTCGGTGACGTTGGAACCGCACTGGAGTACTACCTGCAGCTGCTCAGTCTGGTTCAGCAGGACAACAAGATCATCCAGAAGATTGGCGAGCTGTACGAAACGGACGGTGAACGCCAGCAGGCCTACCACTACCACCACGAGTCGTACCGCATCTACCCGATCGACTCGAGCGTCATCAACTGGCTCTGCTCACACTACATCGAGCTGCAGGTCGTCGAGAAGGCCATCGGTTTCTACGAGAAGGCGGTCCTCAAGAACCCCCAGGATCCGTACTACCTACTGCGAATCGCCGGTTGCTACCGTCGCATCGGCAACCAGCAAAAGTCGCTGAGCCTGTTCAAGATGATCCACGAGATCTACCCGGAGAACGCCGACTGTCTGCGGGCGTTGATCCACCTGAACCAGCAGCAAGGTAACAACGAGCTGGTCGAAAAGTACGGCGCAGAACTTCAAAAGCTCGAGAAGCAAAAGGAGGTCCGTCAACGGATTGGGACCGGGCGACCTCCGACGACGGCGGGTGGGTCGAGGATCTCCAGTGGAGAGCACGGCGCGCGTTCCGGGGGGATGGACAGCTATCAACCGCCGGGGACGGCGTCCGGGTCGGGGTCGGGCTTTGGGGCGGCGAACAAGAGCGCCGATGTGTCTCCGGATTATAACGCGTTCTCGAATGCTTACGGCTATGCGGATCCGCTGGGGCCGGCGCAGGAGAGGCCGCGGACCGGGATTAGGAGGAATTTAACGGTGGAGGATGACTCGGATGAGGAGATCAATCCGTACGATTTATTGCCGGTTTAA
- the LOC119769331 gene encoding uncharacterized protein K02A2.6-like, whose translation MDGEEQMDGEPANRHVVLQIQTASQFNPAAYNLPQFKFKHLPMQEVRNAWSLWIRGFERVMAASGITAPRDKKIQLLAMGGLELQCVFDSIPGADVEDEDVPDSYAVAKEKLNNHFAPKRHDSFERYLFWTMKPLDDEPIEKFVERVQLKSDRCSFGSSVLESRQIAAVDKIIQHAPENLREKLLAREDLTLDDCVKIVNSHQAVKYQASRMNQNSTTETSNVQRLFNEQSKRSAPISRSGRQDLNRRCNRCGYDQHPENGQCPAANQICLRCHGVGHFKSVCRSNQAAKRRLLPSSSHQHQPFKRSRNVMKIDTKENIEEEENEEVPAYSVGDADELIDCCVGGVNIEMLIDSGSKYNLIDDTTWRLMRVQNVKVQNLRIDRSKTFLAYGRVPLNLLAVFDAEIRLVGSCQTVAANATFYVIEKGQQPLLGKITAQQLGVLRVGLPSCQQDICNMTTTSNPFPHVRNVELAIPIDRSVPPVIQPLRRCPIPLLEKVKAKLDDLLIRDIIERVERPTSWVSPLVPILKDNGDLRLCIDMRRANKAIQRLNHPLPVFEEILPRIRNAKFFSLLDMKESYYHVMLAEDCRDITTFITNWGLYRFKRLFFGINCAPEMFQNLMESLVLAVTGNVVGFIDDFLVFGETEKEHDEALKAVIERLNALGIQLNHHKCKFRQTEVIFLGHKLSAQGVRPSDDKVISILNCRVPSTKEELRSFLGLVTFVSRFIPDLATANSPLRELIKQSAKFEWNRSHQEAFNTIKERIGSMNYLGYFDPKDRTLVVADASGVGLGAVLIQFKGHQPRVISYASKSLTETEKKYPPIEKEALGIVWAVERFRIYLLGITFELETDHRPLESIFTSTSRPTLRIERWLLRLQGFRFVVVYRKGSANLADPLSRMASHVDDKHWQEESEVYIRRVVCTFLSTLGNDSLEEFDAETEQVIRSVQVAAAVDISEVIEATKRDEELSAVVEAIMTSHWNSPKVKAFAPFQNELSYAYGVVIRGAKLVIPSVLRYRMCQLAHEGHPGQEVMKSRLRERCWWPLMDRQAVKVCDSCEGCRLVQVEAPPEPMNRRPMPDKPWVDLAIDFLGPMPTGEYILVVVDYYSRYMELEVMQKITAQETELDDYLILYNNAPHCVTGKAPSELLLGRKLRHKIPQIDDLSTPVLGSDFRDRDTQRKFDDKTREDMKRGSKLSDIQAGDTVLMKNLHPQDKLSTNFGKEQFVVKDKRGSNVTIQSKDTDKCYDRNVSHLKKIVEPGQSGDDSADSSEDLEVQRPLRHAFGQGESSSKQQTEGRSSEIRRSSRVVKPSLRYSP comes from the exons ATGGACGGGGAAGAGCAAATGGACGGTGAACCAGCAAATCGGCACGTTGTGCTGCAGATACAGACTGCTTCGCAGTTTAACCCCGCAGCGTACAATCTCCCGCAGTTCAAATTCAAGCATTTGCCGATGCAGGAAGTGCGAAATGCTTGGAGCTTGTGGATCCGTGGGTTCGAGCGAGTCATGGCGGCGTCCGGAATAACGGCCCCTCGCGATAAGAAGATCCAGCTGCTAGCCATGGGAGGTCTCGAGCTGCAATGTGTATTCGATAGCATTCCTGGTGCTGATGTGGAAGACGAAGATGTGCCGGACTCGTACGCGGTTGCGAAAGAGAAGTTGAATAATCACTTCGCCCCGAAGCGACACGACAGTTTTGAAAGATACTTGTTTTGGACGATGAAGCCGCTAGACGACGAGCCGATTGAGAAGTTTGTGGAAAGAGTACAGCTTAAATCGGATAGGTGCTCTTTTGGCAGCTCGGTCCTGGAGAGTCGGCAGATAGCCGCTGTGGACAAAATCATTCAACACGCCCCCGAGAACCTCCGAGAAAAACTGCTGGCCAGAGAAGATCTAACCTTAGACGATTGCGTCAAGATCGTGAATTCCCATCAAGCTGTAAAGTATCAAGCATCAAGGATGAACCAAAACTCGACAACGGAAACATCAAACGTTCAGCGACTCTTCAACGAACAATCAAAACGATCGGCTCCAATCTCAAGGTCAGGTCGGCAAGATCTCAACCGCCGCTGTAACAGATGTGGCTACGATCAACATCCCGAGAACGGACAGTGCCCTGCAGCGAATCAAATTTGTTTGAGATGCCATGGTGTTGGCCATTTCAAGTCAGTCTGTCGTTCAAACCAAGCG GCTAAAAGACGACTACTTCCCAGCTCGTCTCACCAACACCAACCGTTCAAGCGATCGAGAAACGTCATGAAAATTGATACGAAGGAAAACatcgaagaagaagaaaacgaaGAGGTTCCGGCTTACAGTGTTGGTGATGCCGACGAACTCATCGACTGCTGCGTTGGGGGAGTGAACATTGAAATGCTGATTGATTCAGGATCGAAGTACAACCTGATCGACGACACAACCTGGAGGCTCATGCGTGTACAGAATGTGAAGGTCCAGAATCTGCGAATTGATCGAAGCAAAACGTTCCTGGCCTATGGAAGGGTTCCCTTGAACCTGTTGGCAGTTTTTGACGCGGAAATTCGACTTGTTGGTTCATGCCAAACTGTGGCAGCTAACGCAACGTTTTATGTGATCGAAAAAGGCCAACAGCCGCTGCTTGGAAAGATCACAGCTCAACAGCTTGGAGTATTACGTGTCGGGTTACCCAGCTGTCAGCAAGATATCTGTAACATGACTACAACGAGCAATCCGTTCCCGCACGTTCGTAACGTTGAACTCGCCATCCCGATCGACAGGAGTGTTCCGCCGGTCATTCAACCCTTACGGCGATGTCCGATTCCACTGTTGGAAAAGGTGAAAGCTAAACTGGACGATTTGCTGATACGGGATATAATCGAGCGCGTGGAGCGGCCAACGTCGTGGGTGTCGCCTCTTGTACCGATACTAAAGGACAATGGAGATCTACGACTCTGCATCGACATGCGACGGGCGAACAAAGCGATTCAACGTTTAAATCATCCGCTGCCAGTGTTCGAAGAAATTCTTCCTCGAATTCGAAACGCCAAGTTCTTTTCGCTGTTGGACATGAAGGAGTCTTACTACCACGTGATGCTTGCCGAGGACTGCAGGGATATAACAACGTTCATAACCAACTGGGGCTTGTACCGCTTTAAACGGTTGTTCTTCGGCATAAACTGTGCGCCAGAGATGTTTCAGAACTTGATGGAAAGTCTTGTTCTCGCGGTGACTGGAAATGTG GTCGGTttcattgatgattttttggtgTTCGGAGAAACAGAAAAGGAGCACGATGAAGCGTTAAAGGCGGTAATCGAGCGGTTGAATGCGTTGGGAATTCAACTCAATCATCACAAGTGCAAGTTCAGGCAAACGGAGGTGATCTTCTTGGGACACAAGCTTTCCGCACAGGGAGTGCGACCGTCGGACGACAAGGTGATCTCGATTTTGAACTGCCGTGTGCCTTCGACCAAAGAGGAGCTTCGGAGCTTCTTAGGTCTGGTAAcctttgtgtcccgattcatACCCGATCTGGCAACCGCTAACTCGCCGCTTCGTGAGCTGATCAAACAGTCTGCTAAGTTCGAATGGAACCGTTCTCACCAAGAAGCGTTCAACACGATCAAAGAACGAATCGGGTCAATGAACTATCTAGGCTATTTCGACCCGAAGGACCGAACCTTGGTGGTAGCGGACGCATCAGGAGTCGGATTGGGAGCGGTATTAATCCAGTTCAAGGGACACCAGCCGCGAGTGATCAGCTACGCCTCGAAGAGTCTGACGGAGACTGAAAAGAAGTACCCCCCCATTGAGAAAGAAGCACTTGGCATAGTATGGGCTGTGGAAAGATTCCGTATTTATTTGCTTGGGATCACATTTGAACTAGAAACTGATCATCGACCATTGGAAAGCATCTTCACCAGTACCTCGAGACCAACTCTCAGGATCGAACGGTGGCTGTTACGACTCCAGGGCTTCAGATTCGTCGTAGTCTACCGGAAGGGTTCCGCCAATCTGGCCGACCCACTCTCTAGAATGGCTTCCCATGTCGATGACAAGCATTGGCAGGAGGAATCTGAGGTTTACATTCGTCGTGTCGTCTGTACGTTTCTTTCGACTCTAGGAAACGATTCGCTCGAGGAATTTGACGCAGAAACTGAACAGGTCATCAGATCGGTTCAGGTGGCAGCCGCCGTTGATATTTCCGAGGTGATTGAAGCTACTAAAAGGGACGAAGAACTATCAGCAGTGGTGGAAGCTATTATGACGTCGCATTGGAACAGTCCGAAGGTTAAGGCGTTTGCTCCTTTCCAAAATGAGTTGAGCTATGCCTACGGGGTTGTGATTCGCGGAGCCAAGCTTGTAATTCCCAGCGTTCTTCGTTACAGAATGTGCCAACTCGCGCACGAAGGTCATCCTGGGCAAGAGGTGATGAAGAGCCGATTGCGCGAaaggtgttggtggccactgaTGGATCGTCAAGCAGTCAAGGTCTGCGACAGCTGTGAGGGGTGCCGTCTGGTACAAGTAGAAGCGCCTCCGGAACCAATGAATCGACGTCCGATGCCAGACAAACCATGGGTCGATTTGGCCATCGACTTCTTAGGACCGATGCCAACTGGGGAATATATCCTGGTCGTTGTGGACTATTACAGTCGCTACATGGAGTTAGAAGTGATGCAAAAGATTACAGCCCAGGAGACA GAGTTGGACGATTATTTGATACTCTACAACAACGCTCCGCACTGCGTCACCGGAAAGGCTCCTAGCGAACTCCTGCTAGGTCGAAAGTTACGCCACAAGATTCCGCAAATCGACGATCTTAGCACACCAGTACTTGGTTCGGATTTTCGCGATCGAGACACACAGAGGAAGTTCGACGATAAAACGCGAGAAGATATGAAACGTGGGTCAAAACTCAGCGATATCCAAGCAGGTGATACGGTTCTGATGAAAAATCTCCACCCCCAAGATAAACTCTCCACAAATTTCGGCAAGGAGCAATTTGTGGTGAAGGACAAGCGGGGTTCGAACGTGACAATCCAATCGAAGGACACGGACAAATGCTATGATCGAAATGTCTCACACCTAAAGAAGATCGTAGAACCCGGACAGTCTGGAGACGACTCGGCGGATAGCTCAGAAGATCTGGAAGTACAACGGCCACTTCGTCATGCGTTTGGTCAAGGGGAATCGTCATCAAAACAGCAAACGGAGGGAAGATCATCGGAAATTAGAAGGTCCTCGCGCGTGGTGAAGCCGTCACTCCGGTACAGTCCGTAA
- the LOC6040580 gene encoding histidine-rich glycoprotein, which yields MAFLFKTITCVALLALAAGQYEEEDHHQHHHHPHHAVGFSYAKFSGPVSGPAHEIHVEDKHGHGHSIDYVAKPDYQFEYGVEDPKSKVSQSRKEHRHEDELHGEYSVQQPDGKLRTVKYSANKHTGFHAEVLIDGKPLHEEELAKLAQHAQEQQQHIQQQQHHQHHQYHEETPSSYGGHEEQTHEGETASSYGSEEGGEEYYH from the exons ATGGCGTTCTTGTTCAAA ACCATCACCTGCGTTGCTCTGCTGGCACTGGCTGCCGGTCAGTACGAGGAGGAGGATCATCATCAGCATCACCACCACCCGCACCATGCCGTGGGATTCTCGTACGCCAAGTTCAGCGGTCCGGTCAGTGGTCCCGCGCACGAAATCCACGTCGAGGACAAGCACGGCCACGGCCACTCGATCGATTACGTCGCCAAGCCGGACTACCAGTTCGAGTACGGAGTCGAGGATCCCAAGAGCAAGGTGTCGCAGAGCCGCAAGGAACATCGCCACGAGGACGAACTGCACGGCGAGTACAGCGTTCAGCAGCCCGATGGAAAGCTGCGAACGGTCAAGTACTCGGCCAACAAGCACACCGGATTCCACGCTGAAGTGTTGATCGATGGAAAACCACTGCACGAGGAAGAGCTGGCCAAGCTGGCCCAACATGCCCAGGAACAGCAACAGCacatccagcagcagcagcaccaccagCACCATCAATACCATGAGGAAACGCCCTCGTCGTACGGTGGCCACGAAGAGCAGACCCACGAGGGCGAAACGGCCTCGTCGTACGGCAGCGAAGAGGGAGGCGAAGAGTACTACCACTAG